One window of Pseudomonas sp. FP198 genomic DNA carries:
- a CDS encoding ATP-binding protein, with the protein MKFLSQSNGCPGWDGEMARRIRAYDWSRTELGAIEHWSASLRSAVQLMLASPLPMVMLWGRQGFMIYNDAYAEFAGGRHPYLLGRAVELGWPEVAEFNRHVLDVCLAGGTLSYRSKELVLLRDGKPEDVWMDLYYSPVPDDDHSPAGVLAIVVETTELVLSERARQEAERSYRAVNERIQLALSAGPLLGSFVWDIPADTLSGDERFARTFGYPPECSLDALPIEIARQRIHPDDLADVEQRVDLTVRTGVPYSAEYRVRRGEEEYLWVLASGRCEFDAVGKPLRFPGVLIDINERKTAEASLLKFTRELEQRVADEVQARLAAEEQLRQSQKLEAIGGLTGGVAHDFNNLLQVIAGNLHLLARHEPDNANVQRRVGASIQAVERGAKLSSQLLAFARRQPLSPAVYNPRRIYDGLGELLQRALGETIRIDVALPDEPWCIHVDRNQLENALLNLAINARDAMGGEGTICLIGENIALDDSSCAGKGVAAGDYVRLSVTDCGAGMSPEVLKQVFEPFFTTKTDGQGTGLGLSMVFGFVKQSGGHIEISSHPGEGTQVHMYFPRSHKPESEEQTHHRTHQSGLQETILVVEDNDDVRGASVELLELSGYRTLTAANGDEAMKLLLEGTSVDLIFTDVVMPGLIKSSDLAAWAKVQSPPVPVLFTSGHTRDIISRNHQLSPDTHLLSKPYSPDALTRMVRSVLGG; encoded by the coding sequence ATGAAGTTCTTATCCCAGAGTAACGGGTGTCCCGGTTGGGACGGTGAGATGGCCCGACGTATCCGGGCCTACGATTGGAGTCGCACCGAACTGGGCGCGATCGAGCACTGGTCCGCCAGCCTGCGCAGCGCTGTCCAGTTGATGCTGGCTTCGCCCTTGCCGATGGTCATGTTGTGGGGCCGTCAGGGCTTCATGATTTATAACGACGCCTATGCCGAGTTTGCCGGCGGCCGTCACCCGTACCTGTTGGGGCGCGCGGTGGAGCTGGGTTGGCCGGAAGTCGCTGAATTCAATCGCCATGTACTCGACGTGTGCCTGGCTGGCGGCACCTTGTCCTACCGCAGCAAGGAACTGGTATTGCTGCGTGACGGCAAGCCCGAAGACGTCTGGATGGACCTCTATTACAGCCCGGTGCCCGACGATGACCATTCGCCGGCTGGCGTCCTGGCGATCGTCGTGGAAACCACCGAACTGGTGCTCAGCGAGCGGGCCCGACAAGAGGCGGAGCGCAGCTACCGTGCGGTCAACGAACGTATTCAGTTGGCGCTTTCGGCCGGGCCGTTGCTGGGCTCGTTTGTCTGGGATATCCCGGCCGATACACTGTCCGGCGACGAGCGTTTCGCCCGTACGTTCGGCTATCCGCCCGAATGTTCGTTGGATGCACTGCCCATCGAGATCGCTCGCCAGCGCATCCATCCGGATGATCTTGCCGACGTGGAGCAACGCGTCGACCTGACGGTGCGCACGGGCGTGCCCTACAGCGCTGAATACCGTGTGCGTCGTGGCGAGGAGGAATACCTCTGGGTATTGGCCAGCGGCCGCTGCGAGTTCGATGCGGTGGGCAAACCCCTGCGTTTTCCCGGTGTGCTGATCGACATCAATGAGCGCAAGACTGCCGAAGCGTCACTGCTCAAGTTCACCCGCGAGCTGGAGCAACGCGTCGCCGATGAAGTGCAGGCGCGGCTGGCGGCGGAAGAGCAGTTGCGCCAATCGCAAAAGCTTGAGGCCATCGGCGGGCTTACCGGCGGCGTGGCCCATGACTTCAATAATCTGCTTCAGGTGATCGCCGGAAACCTGCATCTGCTGGCTCGCCACGAGCCTGACAATGCCAACGTGCAACGGCGGGTCGGGGCGTCCATCCAGGCCGTGGAGCGGGGCGCCAAGCTGTCATCGCAGCTATTGGCTTTTGCCCGGCGCCAGCCGTTGTCCCCGGCCGTCTACAACCCCCGGCGCATCTACGATGGCCTGGGTGAGTTGTTGCAACGGGCACTGGGGGAAACCATCCGGATCGACGTGGCGCTGCCGGATGAGCCGTGGTGCATCCATGTCGACCGCAACCAATTGGAAAACGCCCTGTTGAACCTGGCGATCAACGCCCGCGATGCCATGGGCGGCGAAGGGACCATCTGCCTGATCGGCGAAAATATCGCGCTGGATGATTCGTCCTGCGCCGGCAAAGGCGTTGCCGCCGGCGATTACGTACGGCTGTCGGTGACCGATTGTGGCGCAGGCATGTCGCCTGAAGTCCTCAAGCAGGTTTTCGAGCCGTTCTTTACCACCAAGACCGACGGCCAGGGCACCGGGCTCGGCTTGAGCATGGTGTTCGGGTTCGTCAAGCAGAGCGGCGGCCATATCGAGATTTCCAGTCATCCGGGAGAAGGCACCCAGGTGCACATGTACTTCCCGCGCAGCCATAAGCCCGAGTCGGAGGAGCAGACGCACCACCGCACGCATCAGTCCGGCCTGCAGGAAACGATCCTGGTGGTCGAGGACAACGATGACGTGCGCGGTGCCTCGGTGGAATTGCTCGAGCTGTCGGGTTATCGCACCCTGACCGCCGCGAATGGCGACGAAGCCATGAAGCTGTTGCTGGAGGGTACCTCGGTCGACCTGATCTTCACCGACGTGGTCATGCCCGGGCTGATCAAGAGTTCCGACCTGGCCGCCTGGGCCAAGGTCCAGTCCCCGCCGGTGCCGGTGTTGTTCACGTCGGGGCACACCCGCGACATCATCTCGCGCAATCATCAGTTGAGCCCTGACACACATCTGCTGAGCAAACCCTATAGCCCGGATGCGCTGACACGGATGGTCAGGTCGGTACTGGGCGGCTGA
- a CDS encoding DUF4142 domain-containing protein, with amino-acid sequence MDRFTLRQLGLAVALSTSMGMAWAATSSDFVDNAAAGGIAEIETSKLALQKSQSADIKEFANKMIADHTKANEELKALAQKHDIEVPDDTTLMKKAKAKILDVRDESFDPAYANNQVMAHEETIALFKKEAETVTDDKKPGNTELKAFAQKMLPDLQHHLEMAKKLQAAHPSK; translated from the coding sequence ATGGACAGATTTACCCTGCGTCAACTCGGCCTGGCAGTTGCCCTGAGTACCAGCATGGGCATGGCATGGGCCGCGACTTCCAGCGACTTTGTCGACAACGCGGCAGCCGGCGGCATCGCTGAAATCGAAACCAGCAAACTGGCGCTGCAAAAAAGCCAATCGGCGGACATCAAGGAGTTCGCCAACAAGATGATTGCCGACCACACCAAAGCCAATGAAGAGCTGAAGGCGCTGGCGCAAAAACATGACATCGAAGTTCCGGACGACACCACGTTGATGAAAAAGGCCAAGGCCAAGATTCTCGATGTGCGTGACGAGTCCTTCGATCCGGCCTACGCCAACAACCAGGTGATGGCCCATGAGGAAACCATCGCCTTGTTCAAGAAGGAAGCCGAGACCGTCACCGACGACAAGAAGCCCGGCAATACCGAACTCAAGGCGTTTGCCCAGAAAATGCTGCCCGATCTGCAGCATCACCTGGAGATGGCCAAGAAGCTCCAGGCTGCGCATCCTAGTAAATAA
- a CDS encoding DNA polymerase Y family protein → MRWVCILFPQLALDAALRQRPDPDEPLALLTGPAQRRVLQAVNGPARALGLRPGQSMTAAQALSKGFATAEYDAAQIEHWQQFLAAWAYRFSSQVSVHYPRTVLFEIESSLGLFGPWPVFEARLRAELTELGFRHRIVAAPNPVAARMLANAHDALVVPDGETLQAYLGQMPVDRIGLAPDVATALSRMGLRHLDQVRALPRHTLARRFEADVLKHLDALTGSRTLALSFYLPPDRFDVRIELNYDVQSHQALLFPLRRLTGDLSAFLCGRDSGVQRFDLHLEHAGLPDTVIKVGLLSAEREPSMLFELARGRLEQVQVEAPVRGFRLCADNLPSFVPQRLELFDERPQQSLPWEQLRERLRARLGDDAVLGLGFGDDHRPECAWQMTPQPRQQACPLREEVQRPGWLLGEPQALPEGQARILMGPERIESGWWDGADVRRDYYLIETRAGQRGWAYRPVGEGGPLWLQGWFA, encoded by the coding sequence ATGCGCTGGGTCTGTATCCTCTTCCCGCAACTGGCGTTGGACGCCGCGCTGCGCCAGCGCCCCGATCCCGACGAGCCCCTGGCGCTGCTGACCGGTCCGGCCCAGCGCCGGGTGTTGCAAGCGGTCAATGGGCCGGCGCGCGCCCTGGGCTTGCGGCCCGGTCAGAGCATGACCGCCGCCCAGGCCCTGAGCAAAGGGTTCGCCACGGCCGAATACGACGCGGCGCAGATCGAGCACTGGCAACAGTTCCTGGCGGCCTGGGCCTACCGCTTCAGTTCCCAGGTCAGCGTGCATTACCCGCGCACGGTGCTATTCGAGATCGAATCGAGCCTGGGGCTGTTCGGGCCCTGGCCGGTGTTCGAGGCTCGGTTGCGGGCCGAGCTGACTGAACTGGGCTTTCGTCATCGCATCGTCGCCGCCCCTAATCCCGTGGCGGCGCGGATGTTGGCCAATGCCCATGACGCCTTGGTGGTGCCCGATGGCGAAACCTTGCAAGCGTACCTGGGGCAAATGCCGGTAGACCGCATCGGCCTGGCGCCCGACGTCGCCACGGCGCTGTCGCGCATGGGCCTGCGCCACCTGGATCAGGTCCGGGCCTTGCCCCGGCACACCCTGGCGCGGCGCTTCGAGGCCGATGTGCTCAAGCACCTCGACGCGCTGACGGGCAGTCGTACCCTGGCGCTGTCGTTCTACCTGCCCCCGGACCGTTTTGATGTGCGCATCGAACTCAATTACGACGTGCAGTCTCACCAGGCGTTGCTGTTTCCGCTGCGCCGGTTGACCGGTGACCTGTCGGCTTTCCTGTGTGGGCGCGACAGCGGTGTGCAGCGCTTTGACTTGCATCTGGAACACGCCGGTCTGCCGGACACGGTGATCAAGGTCGGCCTGCTCAGCGCCGAGCGGGAGCCTTCGATGCTGTTCGAACTGGCCCGTGGTCGTCTTGAACAGGTACAGGTCGAGGCGCCAGTGCGCGGATTTCGCTTGTGTGCCGACAACCTGCCGAGCTTCGTGCCCCAGCGCCTGGAGTTGTTCGACGAGCGTCCTCAACAGTCCTTGCCCTGGGAACAACTGCGCGAACGGCTGCGGGCGCGCCTGGGGGATGACGCCGTGCTGGGGCTGGGATTCGGTGACGATCATCGACCCGAGTGCGCCTGGCAGATGACTCCCCAGCCGCGGCAACAGGCATGCCCGCTGCGCGAGGAAGTCCAGCGTCCCGGCTGGCTGCTCGGCGAGCCCCAGGCGTTGCCCGAGGGCCAGGCGCGAATCCTCATGGGGCCGGAGCGCATCGAGTCTGGCTGGTGGGACGGAGCCGACGTGCGCCGCGATTACTACCTGATCGAAACCCGCGCCGGGCAACGCGGCTGGGCCTACCGACCGGTGGGTGAGGGCGGGCCGTTGTGGCTGCAGGGCTGGTTCGCATGA
- a CDS encoding histidine phosphatase family protein gives MGSIYLIRHGQASFGADDYDVLSPNGMRQAQVLGGHLAELGVVFDRCLSGDLRRQQDTAIGTLGAMSAAGLPVPEVEIDTAFNEFDADAVIRALLPDMLPQEPEALHILRNAAQNRGEFQRIFALIVERWLSGQYDPPGLESWLGFVERVQAGLHRILEKADKTHRIAVFTSGGTITALLHLITQMPARQAFELNWQIVNTSLNQLKFRGREVALASFNSHAHLQLLKTPDLITFR, from the coding sequence GTGGGCAGCATTTATCTGATACGACATGGCCAGGCCTCCTTTGGTGCGGATGACTACGATGTCCTTTCGCCCAATGGCATGCGGCAAGCCCAGGTGCTGGGCGGCCACCTGGCGGAGCTCGGAGTCGTGTTCGATCGCTGCCTCTCGGGCGACCTGCGTCGCCAGCAGGACACCGCCATCGGCACGCTGGGCGCGATGTCCGCTGCCGGGCTGCCGGTTCCCGAGGTGGAAATCGACACCGCGTTCAACGAATTCGATGCCGATGCGGTGATCCGTGCCCTGCTGCCGGACATGCTGCCCCAGGAGCCCGAAGCGCTGCATATCCTGCGCAACGCGGCGCAGAACCGTGGCGAATTCCAGCGCATTTTTGCCTTGATCGTCGAACGCTGGCTCAGCGGCCAGTATGACCCGCCCGGGCTGGAGAGCTGGCTGGGTTTTGTCGAGCGGGTGCAGGCCGGCCTGCACCGCATCCTCGAGAAGGCCGACAAGACCCACAGGATCGCCGTGTTCACCTCCGGCGGGACCATCACCGCCCTGCTTCACCTGATCACCCAGATGCCTGCCCGGCAAGCTTTCGAGCTGAACTGGCAGATCGTCAACACCTCGCTCAACCAACTGAAATTCAGAGGCCGCGAGGTGGCCCTGGCTTCCTTCAACAGTCATGCGCATCTGCAACTGCTGAAGACCCCGGACCTCATCACCTTCCGCTGA
- the lexA gene encoding transcriptional repressor LexA — protein MYSMTTLTPRRTAILTFIRERIAEQGQPPSLAEISEAFGFASRSVARKHVLALTEAGFIEVNPHQARGIRLLNQPPRPELLDVPVLGRVAAGLPIGADAEVHSRLLLDPAIFTKAPDYLLRVQGDSMIEDGILDGDLVGVQRTPQAANGQIVVARLDGEVTIKRFERVGERVRLLPRNPAYQPIIVEADQDLAIEGVFCGLVRQG, from the coding sequence CCGTACCGCCATCCTGACCTTCATCCGCGAACGCATCGCCGAGCAGGGCCAGCCTCCCAGCCTCGCTGAAATCAGCGAGGCGTTCGGTTTTGCCTCCCGCAGCGTGGCGCGCAAGCATGTGCTGGCGCTGACCGAAGCCGGTTTCATCGAAGTCAATCCGCACCAGGCCCGAGGCATCCGGCTGTTGAACCAGCCGCCGCGCCCCGAGCTGCTGGACGTGCCGGTGTTGGGACGGGTGGCCGCCGGCCTGCCTATTGGCGCCGATGCCGAGGTCCACAGCCGTTTGTTGCTGGACCCGGCGATTTTCACCAAGGCGCCGGATTACCTGTTGCGGGTCCAGGGCGATTCGATGATCGAGGACGGTATCCTCGATGGCGATCTGGTCGGTGTACAACGTACGCCCCAGGCCGCCAATGGGCAGATCGTCGTGGCGCGCCTGGACGGTGAAGTGACCATCAAGCGCTTTGAGCGAGTCGGCGAGCGCGTGCGCCTGTTGCCACGCAACCCGGCCTATCAGCCGATCATTGTCGAAGCCGACCAGGACCTGGCGATCGAAGGTGTGTTCTGTGGCCTGGTGAGACAAGGCTGA
- a CDS encoding SCP2 sterol-binding domain-containing protein, translating into MTSVADAVQAMKAKFNPAAAAGLDLVFGFRIDETKNFSLIVKDSTCELQEGENPDAQVTLVMDGETLEGIVDGSTDGMQAFMGGKLRAEGDMMLAMKLSELFPS; encoded by the coding sequence ATGACCTCCGTAGCCGACGCCGTACAAGCCATGAAAGCCAAGTTCAACCCAGCCGCCGCTGCCGGCCTGGACCTGGTGTTTGGTTTCCGCATTGACGAAACAAAGAATTTTTCGCTGATCGTCAAGGACAGCACCTGTGAACTACAGGAAGGTGAAAATCCCGACGCCCAGGTGACTTTGGTCATGGACGGCGAAACCCTGGAAGGTATTGTTGACGGCAGCACCGACGGCATGCAAGCGTTCATGGGCGGCAAACTGCGCGCCGAAGGCGACATGATGCTGGCCATGAAACTGTCCGAGCTGTTCCCATCCTGA
- the imuA gene encoding translesion DNA synthesis-associated protein ImuA translates to MGAVVALDMLFNGGQVWRGRPAPPAASPQPTGHAALDAALPSGGWPDAALTEILIGAPGVGELQLVWPTLARLSAAGERIVLVAPPFVPYPQAWRNAGVDLRQLSIIQADPRDALWATEQCLRSGSCGAVLCWPRQADDRALRRLQVAAETGQTLAFAWRSIQEAVNPSPAALRIAIDARPAQLRVLKSRGGLARSAPIAFTTHMGH, encoded by the coding sequence ATGGGCGCCGTCGTTGCACTGGACATGCTGTTCAATGGCGGCCAGGTCTGGAGAGGCCGGCCTGCGCCGCCGGCCGCCAGTCCGCAGCCCACCGGTCATGCTGCATTGGACGCGGCATTGCCCAGTGGTGGCTGGCCGGACGCGGCGTTGACGGAAATTCTCATCGGCGCGCCGGGCGTGGGCGAGTTGCAACTGGTGTGGCCGACCCTGGCGCGGCTGTCGGCGGCGGGGGAGCGCATCGTGCTGGTGGCACCGCCGTTCGTACCCTATCCCCAGGCCTGGCGAAATGCCGGGGTGGACCTGCGCCAGTTGTCGATCATCCAGGCCGACCCACGGGATGCCTTGTGGGCCACCGAGCAATGCCTGCGTTCGGGCAGTTGCGGCGCGGTGCTGTGCTGGCCGCGCCAGGCGGATGATCGGGCCTTGCGCCGCCTGCAGGTCGCTGCGGAAACCGGCCAGACCCTGGCGTTCGCCTGGCGCTCGATCCAGGAGGCGGTCAACCCGTCCCCGGCGGCCTTGCGCATCGCCATCGATGCTCGCCCCGCACAATTGCGGGTGCTCAAGTCCCGGGGTGGCCTGGCCCGTTCGGCGCCGATTGCGTTCACCACGCACATGGGGCATTGA
- a CDS encoding LysR family transcriptional regulator, with translation MDIDLARTFLEIVRHGSLAAAAQKLHVTQTAITARVQKLESQLGCALFVRNRAGARLTADGEAFVVYANQLVQTWEAARRDLPLPEGYRNVLHLGGEVSLCNPLMLAWAGELRQKIPGHALRMDIRDGEKLLQQLELGLLDAAVVYQPEYWPRLQVEQLLEEKLILVRLAARPEPYVYIDWSADFRRQHDTALPDKAKAAVTFNLGPLALQYILENGGSGYFRTRVVQSYLDSGILERVPKAPEFNYPTYLVYSRDRDSAALQQAFEVLRGIVKAGSDWSQRWDPLG, from the coding sequence ATGGACATCGACCTCGCCCGTACCTTCCTGGAAATCGTCCGCCACGGCAGCCTCGCCGCTGCGGCGCAAAAGCTGCACGTCACCCAGACGGCGATTACCGCCCGGGTCCAGAAGCTCGAAAGCCAGCTCGGCTGCGCGCTGTTCGTGCGTAACCGTGCCGGTGCGCGATTGACCGCCGATGGCGAAGCCTTCGTGGTCTACGCCAACCAGCTCGTACAGACGTGGGAGGCCGCCCGCCGGGACCTGCCGTTGCCCGAGGGTTATCGCAACGTCTTGCATCTCGGTGGCGAGGTCAGCTTGTGCAATCCCCTGATGCTTGCCTGGGCGGGGGAGCTGCGCCAGAAGATCCCCGGCCATGCCCTGCGCATGGACATCCGCGACGGTGAAAAACTCTTGCAGCAACTGGAGCTGGGTCTGCTGGATGCGGCGGTGGTCTATCAGCCTGAGTACTGGCCGCGATTGCAGGTGGAGCAGTTGCTGGAGGAAAAACTCATCCTGGTGCGCCTGGCCGCTCGCCCCGAGCCCTACGTGTACATCGACTGGAGCGCGGACTTCCGACGACAGCACGACACGGCGCTTCCGGACAAGGCCAAGGCCGCCGTGACCTTCAATCTCGGTCCACTGGCGTTGCAGTACATCCTGGAGAACGGCGGTAGCGGCTACTTCCGCACCCGGGTCGTGCAGAGCTACCTGGACAGCGGCATTCTGGAACGGGTGCCCAAGGCGCCGGAGTTCAACTACCCGACCTACCTGGTGTATTCCAGGGACCGCGATTCGGCGGCGTTGCAGCAGGCGTTCGAGGTTCTGCGGGGGATCGTCAAGGCTGGCAGCGACTGGTCCCAGCGCTGGGATCCGTTGGGTTGA
- a CDS encoding YdcH family protein, translating to MPVSHDLCQDLDCTKDHIQQKRSEDPTLDELLKKYARIDAEVVNAEKPPVTLSDPALETLKKERLQTKDKIAARI from the coding sequence ATGCCGGTGTCCCATGATCTTTGCCAGGATCTTGATTGCACAAAAGACCACATCCAGCAGAAGCGTAGCGAGGATCCGACGCTCGACGAATTGCTCAAGAAGTATGCGCGAATCGACGCCGAGGTCGTGAATGCCGAGAAGCCGCCCGTCACGCTGTCCGATCCTGCTTTGGAGACACTCAAGAAAGAACGCTTGCAGACCAAGGACAAGATCGCCGCGCGGATATAG
- a CDS encoding error-prone DNA polymerase — MAAGLVRMSSEYAELHCLSNFSFQRGASSALELCRRAKEQGYAALAITDECTLAGIVRAWQAARELELQLIVGSEIQIEDGPKLVLLVENLEGYQTLCRLITRARRRSEKGCYRIVREDFDEPLPGLLALWIPEGKAPEVQGRWLQQIFKTRLWLAVQLHCGQDDRQRLADLLALAGHLGLPAVATGDVHMHVRGRRALQDTMTAIRHHVTVAEAGQRLHPNGERHLRSLQALADLYPRALLDETLEIARRCTFDLGQLRYEYPRELVPEGHDPASWLRELTERGLRERWENGVTDKVRVQIDKELKLIAELGYDSYFLTVQDIVSFARSRHILCQGRGSAANSAVCYALGITEIDPSRTDMLFERFLSRERNEPPDIDVDFEHERREEVLQYVFQRYGRHRAALTAVVSSYHGAGAVRDVAKALGLPPDQVNALADCCGRWSDEAPPLDRLREGGFDPDSPVLRRVLSLTRQLIGFPRHLSQHPGGFVISQQPLDTLVPVENAAMAERTIIQWDKDDLDAVGLLKVDILALGMLSAIRRCFDLIEHYRGVRHTLASLPKDDRATFEMISRADTIGVFQIESRAQMAMLPRLKPKEYYDLVIEVAIVRPGPIQGGMVHPYLRRRNGEEPVTYPSEKLKKVLGRTLGIPLFQEQVMQIAIVAADYTPGEADQLRRSMAAWKRHGGLEPHRERLAEGMKSNGYTPEFAAQIFEQIKGFGNYGFPESHAASFALLTYASSWLKCHEPAAFACALINSWPMGFYSPDQILQDARRHQLQIRAADVRASDWESSLEPLEGRQPAIRMGLRLIKGFREDDARRIEAARRQRPFSDVADLAERARLDARAMEQLADAGALRGMAGDRHRARWEIAGVQKQLGLFAGLPSEEEPPVVLPTPTVGENLFADYATLGTTLGPHPLALLRPELRARRCRSSRELQTVEHGRNVSVAGLVTGRQRPGTASGVTFVTLEDEFGNLNVVVWRDLAERQRKVLVGSQLLRVDGRWESVGEVRHLIAGRLSDLTGLLAGINVRSRDFR; from the coding sequence GTGGCTGCAGGGCTGGTTCGCATGAGCAGCGAATACGCCGAGCTGCATTGCCTGTCGAACTTCAGTTTCCAGCGCGGCGCCTCCAGCGCCCTGGAATTGTGTCGCCGCGCCAAGGAGCAGGGTTATGCGGCCCTGGCGATTACCGATGAATGCACCCTGGCCGGGATCGTCCGGGCCTGGCAGGCGGCCAGGGAGCTTGAGCTGCAATTGATCGTCGGCAGCGAAATCCAGATCGAGGACGGCCCGAAACTGGTGCTGCTGGTGGAGAACCTCGAGGGCTACCAGACCTTGTGCCGGCTGATCACCCGCGCCCGGCGGCGCAGCGAGAAAGGCTGTTATCGCATCGTCCGGGAAGACTTCGACGAACCACTGCCGGGTTTGCTGGCGCTGTGGATCCCCGAAGGCAAGGCGCCCGAGGTGCAGGGGCGCTGGCTCCAACAGATCTTCAAGACGCGACTATGGCTGGCCGTGCAGTTGCATTGCGGCCAGGACGATCGCCAGCGGCTGGCGGACTTGCTCGCATTGGCCGGACACCTTGGCCTTCCCGCCGTCGCCACGGGGGATGTGCACATGCATGTGCGTGGTCGGCGTGCCTTGCAAGACACCATGACCGCCATTCGTCACCACGTCACCGTGGCCGAGGCCGGCCAGCGCCTGCACCCCAACGGCGAACGCCATCTGCGCAGCTTGCAGGCCTTGGCCGATCTCTACCCGCGTGCCTTGCTCGATGAAACCCTGGAAATCGCCCGGCGTTGTACGTTCGACCTCGGCCAGTTGCGCTACGAATACCCGCGCGAGCTGGTGCCAGAGGGTCACGATCCGGCCTCGTGGCTGCGGGAGTTGACCGAGCGCGGCCTGCGCGAGCGCTGGGAGAACGGCGTGACAGACAAGGTGCGCGTGCAGATCGACAAGGAATTGAAGCTGATCGCCGAACTGGGCTACGACAGCTACTTCCTCACCGTGCAGGACATCGTCAGTTTCGCCCGCAGCCGCCACATTCTCTGCCAGGGTCGAGGCTCGGCAGCCAACTCGGCGGTGTGCTACGCCCTGGGCATCACCGAAATCGATCCGAGCCGGACGGACATGTTGTTCGAACGCTTCCTGTCCCGCGAGCGCAATGAACCGCCGGACATCGACGTCGATTTCGAACACGAGCGCCGCGAAGAAGTCTTGCAGTATGTGTTCCAGCGTTACGGCCGGCATCGCGCGGCGTTGACGGCGGTGGTCAGCAGTTACCACGGCGCCGGGGCGGTGCGCGATGTGGCCAAGGCCCTGGGCCTGCCGCCGGACCAGGTCAATGCATTGGCCGATTGCTGCGGGCGCTGGAGTGATGAAGCGCCGCCCCTGGACCGCTTGCGCGAAGGCGGTTTCGACCCGGACAGCCCGGTGTTGCGCCGGGTGCTGAGCCTGACCCGGCAACTGATCGGCTTCCCCCGGCACCTGTCCCAACACCCCGGCGGTTTCGTGATTTCCCAGCAACCGCTGGACACCCTGGTGCCGGTGGAAAACGCCGCGATGGCCGAGCGCACCATCATTCAGTGGGACAAGGACGACCTCGATGCGGTCGGGTTGCTCAAGGTGGACATCCTCGCCCTGGGCATGCTCAGCGCGATCCGCCGTTGCTTCGACCTGATCGAGCACTACCGGGGTGTGCGGCATACATTGGCGTCGTTGCCCAAGGACGATCGGGCGACGTTCGAGATGATCAGCCGCGCCGACACCATCGGCGTGTTCCAGATCGAATCCCGGGCGCAGATGGCGATGTTGCCCCGGCTCAAGCCCAAGGAGTATTACGACCTGGTGATCGAAGTGGCGATCGTGCGGCCGGGACCGATCCAGGGCGGCATGGTGCATCCGTATCTGCGGCGGCGAAATGGCGAAGAGCCCGTCACTTATCCTTCGGAAAAACTGAAAAAAGTGCTGGGTCGCACCTTGGGCATTCCGTTGTTCCAGGAACAGGTGATGCAGATCGCTATCGTCGCGGCGGACTACACGCCCGGCGAGGCGGACCAGTTGCGGCGCTCGATGGCCGCGTGGAAACGCCACGGCGGCCTTGAGCCGCATCGCGAGCGCCTGGCAGAAGGCATGAAGAGCAACGGCTACACGCCTGAATTCGCCGCGCAGATCTTCGAGCAGATCAAGGGCTTCGGCAACTACGGCTTTCCGGAGTCCCATGCCGCCAGTTTCGCCTTGCTGACCTACGCCAGCAGTTGGCTCAAATGCCACGAACCGGCGGCGTTCGCCTGCGCCCTTATCAACAGTTGGCCGATGGGTTTCTACAGCCCGGACCAGATCCTCCAGGATGCCCGCCGGCATCAGTTGCAGATCCGTGCGGCGGACGTGCGCGCCAGCGACTGGGAATCCAGCCTCGAACCCCTGGAGGGCCGGCAGCCGGCGATCCGCATGGGCTTGCGCCTGATCAAGGGCTTTCGTGAAGACGATGCCCGCCGTATCGAGGCGGCTCGCAGACAGCGGCCTTTCAGCGATGTGGCGGACCTTGCCGAACGGGCTCGACTCGATGCCCGGGCCATGGAACAACTGGCCGACGCCGGCGCGTTGCGCGGTATGGCCGGCGATCGTCACCGTGCCCGCTGGGAAATCGCCGGGGTGCAAAAACAACTGGGCCTGTTCGCCGGTTTGCCCAGCGAGGAGGAACCGCCCGTGGTCTTGCCGACGCCCACGGTGGGGGAGAACCTGTTTGCTGACTACGCCACGTTGGGCACCACGCTGGGGCCTCATCCGCTGGCCTTGTTGCGTCCCGAATTGCGCGCCCGGCGTTGCCGCAGTTCGCGGGAATTGCAGACGGTGGAACACGGTCGCAACGTCAGCGTCGCCGGGCTGGTCACCGGCCGCCAGCGCCCGGGCACGGCCAGTGGCGTGACCTTCGTCACCCTGGAAGATGAATTCGGCAATCTCAACGTGGTGGTCTGGCGCGACCTGGCCGAGCGTCAACGCAAGGTCCTGGTGGGTTCGCAATTGCTTCGGGTGGACGGGCGCTGGGAGAGTGTCGGCGAGGTCCGCCACCTGATCGCCGGGCGCTTGAGCGACCTGACTGGATTGCTGGCGGGCATCAATGTGCGCAGCCGCGATTTCCGCTGA